tgtttcctctgttggacatggttcctattgtaatttactcgtgatatcccaagggagcttttagagttttgcgtcacacgccattcagcgtgagtgtgattaccatttcccttcgagggaaggttataatggcgactcttcgaaagtcgatccaaaaagccaccctgcgagggtagattgcaatgatggtacgacccgcaacatgcatgattggtaccctgcgagggtccgtgataatgagccgacccctgcgggggatggctagtatacttactggtccctgctttgtaatgatgctgctactcgcaacatgcaagattggtaccctgcgcgggtccgtgataatgaaccgacccctgcggggggtggctagtatacttactggtccctgctttgtaatgatgctgcgactcgcaaaatgcaagattggtaccctgcgcgggtccgtgataatgaaccgacccctgcggggggtggctagtatacttactggcagtcctaggcggagcgtaccaagtctttcaaggccgaaaaccatcacacgccgtgataatgagccgacccctacggggggtggctaacagacttactggcagtccgaggggagcgtaccaagtctttcaaggccgaaaaccatcacacgccgtgataatgagccgacccccatggggggtggctaacagacttactggcagtccgaggggagcgtaccaagtctttcaaggccgaaaaccatcacacgccgtgataatgagccgacccccatggggggtggctaacagacttactggcagtccgaggggagcgtaccaagtctttcaaggccgaaaagctttcttgacaccaccagccctcttcaagtgcggtagtgaccagtccgaactaaggagatgctggttggaccgcacctcacaccattcttttttgtcaaaaagttgaacgccttgcaggattgaactagggccacaggtgccttaggaacttcgggcttgctttcttttccatagtcacgtgcacgggctgtggtagctttattatttaccgcatccgtatttgctttataagtcactcattctgaaaacaaattactgaaaaaaaaaaaaagtacacggaagaaactcgtgacaaaaaaggggtagatgtacaaaatattaacacttgatttcgcaaaatcgaatatcgaacggtaaaaccgttaacaaattgtataaaatattataaactcacctgtgttctgcgagagcactgagtttatttttcaacgaaatactacagcggttggttagaccaaccttctcgggcggaaaacaagacgccaatgacgaactgtggccgccgagaacactcgtcgcctcctgcctggtggggagtgaaactggtcggtgtgcgagagagatgcaagatatggggtagaaaaggacagagataaaagcggaaaacacgtaggtgcctatctcaaactagtaagcttcaaataacggtcaagaatttaataaatagttaGCATGGTGTCAAAACTGTCCGCTTGGTAACCAATACGTCGCGTGACCGTGTAATACAAATGTAAAATTCACATATTATCCTATCTACCTCTTTGTGCTAGAGTGAGCCTTAACCTTGCGTGTAACATTTAGCTCGTACACGTGTTGCTAATGGATGCAAATGCGGCGTGTTGACGCAAGTCGCAAGGATACCTGCCTATTATCAACTGTATGTTTGAACCGTGACTGTTTATTAACGAAACGTTTGTGTTGTTACAGAGCAACAAGCCGATTATGGAGAAGAGGCGACGGGCGCGCATCAATAACTGCCTAAACGAACTCAAGGCGCTAATTTTAGATGCTATGAAAAAAGACGTAAGTTCAAACCAAATATTAGGTCTTTGCGCGTGTATTTATAGGCTTTAAACATTTACATTGACGACTAGACGTTCATTATCTCTTtaaacatttaccgtcttaccacaaaaaatttttaacgtcagtttaagacttgtctaaaaaaatttcaaattatgacgttgacatatggttcattttggagccacattttttttagacaagtgtaaaacagtggttaaagtttttgtagtaaggccattaaatacttatttaatccTGCTCCAAAGACGAGCAAATTATGTAGAACGTCAAGGTTCCTAACAATTATTTTGTCCTTGTTACAGCCGGCGCGACACTCCAAACTAGAAAAGGCTGACATCTTAGAAATGACTGTGAAGCATTTAGAAGGGCTTCGGTCAGAAGGTGCGGGTTCCCCGGACCGGTTCCGTGCCGGGTACCGGCACTGCGTCACCGAAGTGTCCAAGTTTCAGGGCATAGAGCCTGCGTTAAGGAGGAGGCTTGTCAGGCATTTGGAAGGGTGCGTCAATGCGCCGGGAGCGAGGCCTGCCGGGGCACCCACGCCGCCTTCCGACGTTGAAGACGCGCCACCAACTCAACACTCAACTATTTTTATATCTGGTGAGTATTAGGCGTCCTCAACATTTGTCAACAGTTGTTACATCCTTAAAACATTAATCATTACTGAGTCATGGGTATACGCATTTGGGAATTCAAATTGCGACATAAATAAAGAGAAGATAAGCTGATTTGTAGGTATTTGTTAGTGTGCTAACTATTCTCTATTATTTCAGCCGGTCCTGGTTCGGGCGTGAGACTGGTACCGACGAGGTTATCGAATGGCGACATCGCGCTGGTTCTACCAGCGGGGGTGAATGCCAGCACTTTGGGTGCCCTCCCTACGCTGGTACCTCTATCCCCGCGTGATGCTGCGTCCTCCACGTCTTCGGAAACCCGCTGCTATTCCCCCGCGAGCTCAGGTTGGGGGACTCCTCCACCAAACGAAGACTCAGCCCCTCTTGCCCTCGTCACAAGGAAACAACCCCCAGAAGAAAAGCCTTGGAGACCATGGTGACGCTCCCTCCATTCCTTGCATAACTCTGTGATATATTTTAGCTGTATATATTAGTATGTCAAATACGACAGAATATAGTTCCTAGTGATAGATAGTACAGATTAAATGCTTTCGGCAAAGAGAACGACTTTTACTTGAGTTACTTGAT
The DNA window shown above is from Helicoverpa zea isolate HzStark_Cry1AcR chromosome 16, ilHelZeax1.1, whole genome shotgun sequence and carries:
- the LOC124637702 gene encoding protein hairy; the protein is MVTGIAGNPQQASNPVVVNMSPSATQVEQKKSGDNRRSNKPIMEKRRRARINNCLNELKALILDAMKKDPARHSKLEKADILEMTVKHLEGLRSEGAGSPDRFRAGYRHCVTEVSKFQGIEPALRRRLVRHLEGCVNAPGARPAGAPTPPSDVEDAPPTQHSTIFISAGPGSGVRLVPTRLSNGDIALVLPAGVNASTLGALPTLVPLSPRDAASSTSSETRCYSPASSGWGTPPPNEDSAPLALVTRKQPPEEKPWRPW